Within Dermacentor variabilis isolate Ectoservices chromosome 8, ASM5094787v1, whole genome shotgun sequence, the genomic segment aTAGCGAAAATtaattagtagctgacatggtcactggactacacgtcttcactagtgctgccatcgtcatcgttgctgcggtcccacagcgcgtcgtggtccagcgaaatttcagaTTTGGCAAACGACTGCACCAGGACATTTTGCAGAACAGCAGctcacgccaaatgcacccaaccacacgcagccatcagggaggctcttttgacaggtccagttggcgtaatttcgcaagtcttctgccgccagccactcgttgtactcacggcggagcagaaccttaaaattaaggcggaggttcGGGCTTATtacatgaccacgtcgcacttcgtTGGCAGGGActgatcatgcatttcagcgacatacgccgcaagcttagcctacagctccggaaaacgtccatacttcggcacgtgggaaatttctcacttgctgccacagggtgaaaatttcgcttcgctgcagtcgccactctcgcaccacccatttagaaacatcgaaattgcggcccgctgcgcagtgatttgtttcttcggcgtaaaggatggcagccctcttgaacgctgctgtgaacgagtgccgaacgattagtgggccaggagcactcatgacgactggggaagcatagaagtagcacgtagccggcagtcaagtggaacgcgtcaaaccaataccaatgcctttaaacagagaaagagaaactcgcgagcggtgtctgttcttccatgaactaccgatactccccgcaagcaccgccgttctgagggtgccgccgcaaatgagaacagcggcgcttccatcaactatcgacactcccccatgagtgttgcatgcactgtaagactctcaaaactgttgaaaaacccttccgaaaagcgaacaaacacgcgggatagcgaaaagatacgggtagggccatagagcaaacataaaattgtaactacgttgtagctccagttggtatcgctttttttggcggggccatgttttggtttcgattgtaagttgaccccccaacttcagactttcaaatttaaaaagaggggtcgacttacaatcgtgtaaatacggtacaagAGAGTCATTTGTTGTTGCTTGCCGTACTAGCCACACAAAGTGTGCTGAGGACTCCAGTTGTCAAACTAACCATTCTTATTGGGCTTTACACTTGTTTGCATCGGTTGGAGGTAACGGCTGGCACCCTTGGTCTCTTCTTGCAGGGCTCCAACCAGGGGTCCAACGCTCCAGCTAGTCTACTTAACAGCACGGGGATGGGCGGGCAGAACTCTAGTCTCACCGTAGGAAACAGTATTAGCAGCCTCAGCCCAGCCCTCGTGCAGAAGATTctccagcagcaacagcagcaacacttTCCCGTGAGTGTCTCAGTCTGGTGATGACGGCGATCACGACGTTTGTTGTCCGGGAGTGCGTAGTGAGCTTTAGCGCAGGGCAACCCAGGCTGTTTTTTGCCTGATTGGCGGGGCACTAAGTGCTGTCCTCTCTCTGAACAGGGTAATGCTGGCGGTCCAGCCGGCATCGGGGCTCGCCTGGGCCAGCCAAACGTGCCGTCTGCAACACAGCTGCGTCTCCTGGTGCAACAGATACAGATGGCGGTGCACGCCGGACACCTCAACCCACAGGTGAGGTGCCCCCGGCGACACGTCCCCCTCTGCATTGCAAGGAttgctgtgcttttttttttgcctgtgccTTTGCAAAGTGCCCCCATGGAACGAGGTTCCACGGAACGGAACTTCTTTTTAAATAACCAGTGTGTGTCTTGCATAGAGAACAAGTTTTAGCATTTTTGCGGCTTTGATGGTATTACCATAtgtactcgaatctaggccgaccccgatcCTAAGCCGACCCCTGAATGTCCAAAGCCAGGAGTTATCAGAATGATCAGAATGAGCATAGCATAAACGGTACGCTGAGCAAATGGTACGCTGAGCAAAAAAACTGGACGGGTGGCTTCATTAGtgctgcacccgccgtggttgctcagtggctatggtgttgggctgctgagcacgaggtcgcgggatcaaatcccggccacggcggccgcattttgatgggggtgaaatgcgaaaacacccgtgtgcttagatttaggtgcacgttaaagaaccccaggtggtcgaaatttccggagtcctccactacggcgtgcctcataatcagaaagtggttttggcacgtaaaaccccaaatattaattaattaattaaaaagaaagaaagaaaaacttgccTCGAATGTAAGCCGAACAAAAAAGTGAAGACAGCgttaacaaaatgaaaaaaagcatttatttaatatgaacatgccgagctcattcTACGTCACTATTGCTGCTAGCCTCGCACGCTTTTGGGCACATGCAAGCTCGTGTCAGCGCACCGGCGCATGCGCGTACAGTACGGCATGGCTCGTACGTGTCAAAACGTGGCGTCATCACGGTGAatagctcctctctgttatcgcacGCTCGTCTTTCTCATCGCTGTCATTTCCTCGTTACGGCACACACAAGAAGCGTCTACCGTTGCCCCCTCAAACGAGGTTACGTTTTTCTCATTGGTgctgaagtcccgcccggcttgaacgtttgacgatgcctcAGCAGCTAGCACCACTTTTCGTttgtggcatcgcctgtttggtgccattgcGGTAACGCCATGCCACATGCTGATAAGacacgggtcgaaatggcgacctcgtttgtgcacttcagttggctactggtgcGGCTAGTaacggctgcgatactgacttttcctGATGGCGCTAGCTATACATCATATTTGTCATTTTCAATTGCAAATTGGTGCGTtctttaaaatcctcgaatctaagccaaccCTAGAGTTCGTTATATGATTACTTCTTGAAACTATCGGCCTAGgctgagtaaatacggtaagttgGGAAGGTCGACACATCATTGCACAGTTGCCACCGTGCTGTTACGGAGCTGAACCCCGCAGTTTTGATGTAGCCCACACCTCAAAAAGCAAGGTGCCTGCCGCTGCCTGCCTGCACAAGTTGATGCCGGCTTCCTTCACAGTGCTGCGCCTTTCCGTCTCTCGCAGATTCTGAACCAGCCGCTGGCCCCGCAGACCCTCCAGCTGCTGTACCAGCTGCTGCAGCAGATCAAGGTTCTGCATGCACTGCAGCAGCAGAACCAAATTGTGCACAAGGGCCCGCCCAACAACCCACTGCAGGTCAGCGTGCAGCTGACGCAGACCAAGCAGCGCATCCTCAACCTGCAGAACCAGATTGCTGCTCAGCAGGCGCTCTTCCTCAAGCAGCAGCTGCCTCCACCTCCGCAGCCCCCGCAGCAGGTCAGCCACTCGTTCCTGTGTCCTGCCTATCGATGCAAGCTGCCATAGGCTGCTCTTCAATAGGTTGCTTTGAACTAGGGGTAACGCCAAGGCCGCACGCCACTACAACGCAGGTCAAAATGGCCATGTCGCTCATGTACTTCAGTTGTCTACTGGCACGGCTTAGTGGTGGCTGTGATATGAACTTTTCTAGACTGTgttagctatgcaccatatttatcattttcgaTTAAAAAGTAGCCCATTTCTTAAAaccctcgaatctaagccgaccctagagtttggtgtatgattatttaaaaaataaaactatctgcttagattcgaataaatacggtgcTTTTTCTTCACTTTTCAAAGAAAAGCCGTGGCTAATTCGTGGTTTTCGGTTAAGCCATATAGCTGGTTAGTACGCATTTTCCCCATGTCCCTGCCAACTacatacagtcgactctcgttgcaatggaccctgataatccgacaaaagatgtccgttttatccgaagtTTGTAATATCCAAAATGCCTCAGCTATCGAACTGGTCACGATGTGTAACAAAGTTATTGCCAAGAATGAGTGAACGTCTaaagtaaaaagcaaaaaaaaaaaagaagggtgcACATTCACCCGAGGGGGGAAAGCATCGATCGTGATATcgaattagtagacagttatgcaaagtaatgatagtagtcttatcgaccgtataaagttgtaaacattcacttactaagtAAATTGCCAAGCacggtgtcgcgcgcgcacaggcaaacatgaacgcatcttgCTCGATGAACGAGGAaagttgctgtcaaaacgctggaatgagAAGGCGTGGCAACACTAGTGAACGAATTGACTTCGCGCTCTCTCTTGCTTCAATGCCTCCCTACACCCGTGCCTCACACTTGAAATAAGACTGCGCTGCTGCGTCCCGCCTTTCTTCCATGtgcgcgcgatattgagccacGATTGTTGGCTGACGCTCGCAAGTCAATTGCCAGTCCATGTAGACATGGCAAAAGTCCGGTTTATATGcccgattttgacaaaaattgctgctaatttcgtccgctgtagcccATAGTCCGTTGTAGCGCGGTCCATTATAAGCGATCTTCGCTGCATTAAGAATACAAACTACGGTTCAAATAAGGTCCATTATATTAGACTTTATAATAAGGTCCATTAATGAGCGTAGACtgtattaacaaggttttactgcacTTGATACTTTGGGCAATCTCCACCGACTCCGAATAACCCGTTGCCTACTCTGTGTCACCTTGTTATAATAACCtttgtggggagcacacgcgcccatcttcccccgcgccgtcgcgtcgagagccggcatagacaggaGAGAGGCGCACTATGAcctctcccgattctccctcgctctcgaaatgtgggggttccactctgcgtgcggctagggctgaaggcgagctccggatctagccccacgctgtcgctttgtgttactccccaaccTGTAGCGCGGGAATCGtggctacgtcgggttcgaatgaataaggcaaccagcggtgtcaactgtaagaacgtttattgctactggcaataaagaacactggcagagggtcgtcctctctgtaatagtattaaataggctggcctcgttgcccgggatagtcgggcaacgtggtcactcacgggttgcggcagatactccagtccggcaggttaggggtccggcctcgggagagagagggtctcccccggtcgcgctgttttgtacctttttacctgggcgaggggaatctcctcgcccgtcagctaccTGCCCGCAAGTCTGGGAGGAAGGGcgcgcgtcgcgagagcgagggagaatcgggagagggcatagtgTGCCTCTCtcctgtctatgccggctctcgacgcgacggcgcggggaaagatgggcgcgtgtgctccccacacCTTCTGTCCTAAATGTCTTACTAATTGCCAATTACATTTGTGCTAGAGGTCTGCAAATATCAatattttcaaatacaaatattTAGCTTTGAATATCGAATTGAATAGCGAATAATGATATACACATGCACTTATTAGCAAGTCGGCTTACTTTGTTAttttggaacattgcaattacattgtcaGTGTTAAAAAAATAGTAAGCCGTTATACTAAAACATTGTGTATCTGGTTCATATGGGAAAATGTGAGTATTTTCCACTAGCTGTCCTCGCCAGCCTCTGCCTTATTATGTCGCATGAAATGCTCGTAACATTAGAGGCATTTTACACTGTGCCAGTCATCACTCATCGCACTTGCTGTCAAGCAAAATAAGCTCAAAATTAAGAGCAACGctgcaaaacaaaaaacaaaaaaacaaactcGTGCCTCTcgctactgagaggctggctttcccaCCAAGTTTGGACACTTAGTGGTTAAGTGGGCTTCACAGGCAAAATTTTGCAAGCAGCGCGAAACCATTGCAAAATGCAGCACAAAGTCGCCCTAATTTTATTAGATGAAAACACAGCCAGCAATAAATACGATTTGACTAGATTATTCGTGTCTAACTGAATGTTCGAACATTTTCAAACGTCTATTTTTCTAATCAAATACAGATATTATGAATATAATATTCGATAATATTTGACCTTTtctaatatttgcacacccctaatttATTCGTTCCTTCAGAAGCGCTACCGTTAAGTTTGATTTATATGGTAGcttgcaagcttttttttttccattggaCTATAGTTTGGCAGCATTTGGCAATAAGTGGCGTCAAATGCTTCTCCCAGCTACGAGACATTGGTTGATCAATTACTTGTAATAAATTGTTGTAAGATGGCCAGTTGGACAAGTTTAAGATAGCACCCGTGAAAGCAGGGCCAGGTCGGAAGAGAATGAAATCTCTAGTTTCAACCATTTCGTGCCGGGTGCTCTATGACCGTTGTATTGTCGAGACTGCGGTGTTCCTTTGCCAACCGGAGTGTGACTGGGACGTTTAACTGGCGCAGGCCCCACCTCATGTTCCGCCGCCTCCCACCGGACTGGGCTGCCCGCCAACACCGCAGGACTTCCTCGGAGCCGGCAAGCCCGGTGGTGCCGAGGGCCTGCACTCTGACTTCCGTGACCTGAACCTCAAGGACGCTGTgtcgcagcaacagcagcaccaacagcagcagcagcagtcgcgCCTCAACCAGTGGAAGCTGCCCTCGAGCCTCGACGAAGAGAACAAGGCCCCACAGCAGAACGGCGGTGGTGACTTCAGCAGGGCACCAGGCCCCGCCTCCAAGGCCGGCAGCCTCTCGTCATTCCTCGGTGGTGCCGACGGACCATGGTCCTCGGGGGCCTGTTCTCAGGACGGCTGGCCCGAAGCACCACCCACCACCAGCTGCGCGGGTGGCACCTCCTCTCCTGGCGAGGGCAAGGACTCTGGCGTCGGTGGCTACAGCCTGAGCGACCTGGTGGCTGAATTTGAGCCCGGCAAGCCGTGGAAGGGCGCTTCCGCGCTCAAGAGTGCAGAGGATGACCCGCATCTGACACCCGGGAGCGTGGTGCGCTCACCCCTGTCGGTGAACACCATCAAGGACTCGGAGCTGTTTGGTGGCAGCTGGAAGCAGAGTCCGCCGGGAGGGGAGGGCTCGCTCGTCGCCTCTCTGGCCTCGCTGACCTCCAGCACGTGGGCATTCACTCCAGCCATGCACGGGTGAGTAGGCCTATGCTTCTGCCCTTCAGCTCTGTGTGCTCTTTCTCTCACTAGTGCAACATTAATTTTATGTTTGTAAAGGCTGCGATGCAACCAATCTGCAACTTCGGCAATCTGTGGACTTATCCCACTCTCTGGTAACGTGCGTGCTCGTGTTCTGGCGTGCAGGAGTGGAAATGGAAGTGGCGGTGGCTCGTCCAAAGGCAATGCTTCCAAGAGCAGTTGGGGTGGCAGCTCGGAGCACCAGGCGCCGACAGATCCGTGGAACGTGGGGCCCAAGACTCGCGGCCCGCCCCCCGGCCTCTCCTCGGGCTGGGACCAGCAGCCAGGCTCTGGCTCCAGCTTCCTCATGCTCCGCAACCTCACCCAGCAGATAGACGGCTCGACGCTCAAGACGCTGTGCATGCAGCACGGACCTCTGCAGCTCTTCCACCTGTACCTCAAGCACGGGCTGGCCCTGGTGCAGTACGCGTCACGCGAGGAGGCCGCCAAGGCCCAGTCTGCGCTGCACAACTGCGTCCTCTCCAACACCACCATGATGGCCTACATCCCGTCCGAGTCGGAGGTGGCCCAGTTCCTGCAGCTCGGCAGCAGCCAAGGGCAGCACCCCTCGTCGCAgccgcagcagcaccagcagcagatGGCCTGGGGTGCCCCCACGAATGCCTACCACCAGCCGCCGCAGCGCCCGCCCCTGCAGTATGCGCCCGGTCGCCCCAGCAAGCAGCCCACGGAGCCGTGGAACACCACGGCCCCACCCCCGGTGTCGTCGGCTGCGGCCGTTTCGTCGTCCAATGCCAGCCACCTGTGGTCCTTCCCTGGGTCCGGCAGCGGGCTCTGGGCTGCGCCTCAGACAAGCCAGGCCGGCGGAGTGGGTGGCTCCAACCAGATGGACCACGACCACGGAGGCCCCGGAGTGCCCCAGTCCTCGCTCAACTCTTTCCTGCCTGGTGACCTGCTCAGCGGCGAGTCCATCTGAGTGACGACCCCCCTTTCCTCGCGGCAGCGAAAAAAACCTGCAACTACTACAGTGACGACGAAGGAGGAGGATGAGCAGCGCGCGTGAGCCGGTGCCTTGCCGGCCCCTTTTGTGATAACCGCTTCTGTGTGGGGGGTGCTGGGCCGGAGCCCTTGCCCCGCAAGCGGCGGGACTCGGCGTGCCGCTTCTGTCGTGTGCCGCCtgggtctgtgtgtgtgtgcatgtgcgttcATCGGTCTAGCGTCGTGTGcatgtcccctccccccccccactatcATGCCCCCCTGCCACAACCCCATTCCCTCTGCCGCCGCTGCGCGCCGAATGCCAAAACGACACAGACCGGCCTTTAtgattgttttctctttttttttctttcttttcagtctcGTTTTgtcgcgtgtatgtgtgtgcgcatgtgtgattGTGTTATGCTTGCCTGTCGCGAGTGGGAAAGTCAATCAAGATGAAAAAAATAGtatatacacaaacacacataaaaaatatatatatatatattgatattacacatatatattatatatatatattgaccacCTTTTACACGTGACTaagaatgtaagaaaaaaaacatggGGGAAaaaaatccaaaaaaaaaaagaaacagagaggtAACTACAAGAGAACACTGCTCTTTTGCACAACGTGTCTATTCAGTTTTTCTTACCGTTGACGAAGTTTGTCTTCTGGCATGCACAAGTGGGGGAGGGTGTCTGTCAGCGGCGTGCGACGACTGCCAAAGTGTGATACCTTCATGGACAGAATTTTTTGTGTGAACATTGTTTTTATTATCTGTGTTGCA encodes:
- the gw gene encoding trinucleotide repeat containing adaptor protein gawky isoform X4, giving the protein MQGDDKRSDLFLGQGNSGTWDTRPGSDSREAGNVSAAWTSGTALAQNSCRNPCERGMGGEDMVWTGDEASVIHRSSSLGGQCASTGPSNSQPGPRHNRGTSAASSSSWAVHRQGNPGKPGVVREIGSSGKPSNDSTSEGADQLLGAVGGSEEATSQPSSHPPQSSRNCRPPRLGLLGGGESSLNNGAAAPATGWGAPPPGPQGGWGSGATQWGGAASTRGPEYATGGPNAGGDAGGASSPTKPTAAAAAAAASSWGQGPVTKGAEASDPKSTTVATRNVLEEPMSELRRMAAFSEGWGQSPINQETPWDVPMSPGTKEPPTGAPWRAPVNNGTEVWENNMRSARAGGNKQPNPPQSAQVSHWKDMPSVKSICSGGGAPPGMLRMPKEGVWGGGGGGNKGPRGGNGANWGDSSWEDHNKGAWGGAPPDQAYWASKPKPSWADGQIDTSTWGGPAKQGGKPLTKDLIYASKQFRILTDMGFKKEDVENALRINQMNIEDTLIDLRTMATRGNGSQDSGLLDGSDCGFPVGGRPKMRPDDDSHGPLGEPPFPGFHAAGGFQGLPVFGAGYGGGQGFKPPQVKGSNQGSNAPASLLNSTGMGGQNSSLTVGNSISSLSPALVQKILQQQQQQHFPGNAGGPAGIGARLGQPNVPSATQLRLLVQQIQMAVHAGHLNPQILNQPLAPQTLQLLYQLLQQIKVLHALQQQNQIVHKGPPNNPLQVSVQLTQTKQRILNLQNQIAAQQALFLKQQLPPPPQPPQQAPPHVPPPPTGLGCPPTPQDFLGAGKPGGAEGLHSDFRDLNLKDAVSQQQQHQQQQQQSRLNQWKLPSSLDEENKAPQQNGGGDFSRAPGPASKAGSLSSFLGGADGPWSSGACSQDGWPEAPPTTSCAGGTSSPGEGKDSGVGGYSLSDLVAEFEPGKPWKGASALKSAEDDPHLTPGSVVRSPLSVNTIKDSELFGGSWKQSPPGGEGSLVASLASLTSSTWAFTPAMHGSGNGSGGGSSKGNASKSSWGGSSEHQAPTDPWNVGPKTRGPPPGLSSGWDQQPGSGSSFLMLRNLTQQIDGSTLKTLCMQHGPLQLFHLYLKHGLALVQYASREEAAKAQSALHNCVLSNTTMMAYIPSESEVAQFLQLGSSQGQHPSSQPQQHQQQMAWGAPTNAYHQPPQRPPLQYAPGRPSKQPTEPWNTTAPPPVSSAAAVSSSNASHLWSFPGSGSGLWAAPQTSQAGGVGGSNQMDHDHGGPGVPQSSLNSFLPGDLLSGESI